The genomic segment GTTCTGACGGCACGCGCAGCGGGCGCCGCGCAACAAGCACGATAAGCAAAGCGGGAATCGTTGTTTGCCGCGTCGCGCCCGGTTGCCGAGAATGTCCGTTTCCCCGCGTGCGGCCGCCGCACGCGATACGCGTTCGACCATGACCGATTCCCGTTTTCCTTCCCGCCCGCCGCGCACCGGCCGGCGCGCGGCGCTGCGCCAGCTCGCGGGCGGTTGGGCCGCCGCGCTGCTGCCTGCCGGCGGCGCGCTCGCGAGCCAGCCGCTCGCTCCGCTCTCCCCGCTGGACGTGCCGCCGTGGACGCGTTCGCCGGGCGCGCCGCTGCTGTCGCCGCCGTACGGCGTGCCGGGCCCGCACGAACGCGACGTGATCCGCCGCAGCGCCCGCACGCCTGCGCTGCCCGGCTCCGGCTCGTCGATGACGCCGCTCGCGGACCTGTTCGGCGACCTCACGCCAAACGGCCTCGTGTACGAGCGTCATCACGCCGGGGTGCCGGACATCGATGCGCAGCGCCATCGCGTCGTCGTGCACGGCCTCGTGCGCGAGCCGCGCGTGTTCACGATCGACGACCTGCTGCGCTTCCCGTCCGAATCGCGGATCCACTTCCTCGAATGCTCGGGCAACACCGGCAGCGAATGGAACGGCCCGAGCGGGCTGCCCGTCCAGTTCACGCACGGGCTGCTGTCATGCTGCGAATGGACGGGCGTCCGGCTGTCGACGCTGCTCGACGAAACCGGCGTCGATCCATCCGCGCGCTGGCTGCTCGCCGAAGGCGCCGATGGCGCCGCGATGACGCGCAGCCTGCCGCTCGACCGGATCCTCGAGCGCGCGCTCGTCGTCTATGCGCAGAACGGCGAACGGCTGCGCCCCGAGAACGGCTACCCGGTGCGGCTGATCGTGCCGGGCTTCGAAGGCAACACGAACATCAAGTGGCTGCGGCGGCTGAAGCTGGTTCGCGCGCCGGAGATGACGCGCGAGGAAACGTCGAAATACACGAACCTGCTGCCCGATGGCTGCGCGCGCCAGTTCGTGTTCGAGATGGACGCGAAGTCGGTGATCACGCGGCCGTCGGCCGGCCATCGTCTCGCTGCGCACGGCTATCACCCGATCGGCGGCTATGCGTGGTCGGGCCGCGGCCGGATTCGCGCGGTCGACGTATCGACCGACGGCGGCCGCACGTGGCGACCCGCGCGGCTCGCGGGCGACGTGCGCGATCGCGCATTGACGCGCTTCGAGGCCGACTGGGTCTGGAACGGCGAACCGGCAGACCTGCAAAGCCGCGCGACCGACGACACGGGCTACGTGCAGCCGACCCGCGATGCGCTCGTCGCCGCGCGCGGGCTCAATTCGCAGTACCACTACAACGGCATCCAGAACTGGCGCGTCGGCACGGACGGCGAGGTGCGCAATGCGTAAGCTGCTCGCCTTTCTCGTCGCCACATCCACGGTCGTATCAAGCGCGTTCGGCGCAGGCTTCGGCCTCGGGCAGCCTGTTGATCGCGCGGCGCTCGCCGCGTGGGACATCGACGTCGCACCCGACGGCAGCGGCCTGCCGCCCGGCGCGGGCACGGTCGCGCGCGGCGGCCATGTGTTCGCGGACAAATGTGCGATGTGCCACGGCGCCGGCGGCGAAGGTGGCGTCGGCGATCCGCTCGTCGGCGGCATCGGCTCGCTCGCGGGTGCAAAACCGAAAAAAACCGTCGGCAGCTATTGGCCCTACGCGACGACGCTGTTCGACTACATCCGCCGTGCGATGCCGTACAACGCGCCGCAATCGCTGAGCGCGGACGACGTCTACGCGGTCACCGCATACGTGCTGCACCTGAACGGCATCGTGCCCGATGACGCGCGGCTCGACGCACGCACGCTGCCGCGCGTGAAGATGCCGAACCGCGACGGTTTCGTGCCCGATCCGAGGCCGGGCCGGTTATGACGCGGCGCGATCCGCTCGCCATGCAATCCGCAATCGTTCCCGCGCGAACCGCCGCAGCGCGTGCGCCTCGTCTTCGTTCGGCTTCAGCGTGCACACTCCTCGCAAGGAACCCGTCATGAGCGAAACCACCCTCGCCGCCCCCGTCGCATCGTCGCCGTTCGTCGACGTTCGCTCGCCGGCGGATTTCCCCGACAGCCCGGTGTCGCGCGTGCTCGCGCAACCGCTGATGCTCGGGCTGTTCCTGCCGATCCAGGCCGGCGGATGGAGCGCATCGACGCTGCCGCGCTCGACCGACTGGACCTTCGACTACAACGCCGACCTGGTCGCGCGCGCCGAAGCGCTCGGCTTCGATCTCGTGTTCGCGCTGTCGCAGTGGCTGCCGAAAGGCGGCTACGGCGGCGTGTTCGACGGCCAGGCACTCGACTCGTTCATGACGCTGGCCGCGCTGACCGCGCGCACCGAGCGGATCATCCTCGTCGCGACGAGCCATGTGCTCTACGGGCCGTGGCATCCGCTGCATTTCGCGAAATTCACCGCGACGCTCGATCACATCTCGCGCGGGCGCTGGGGCATCAACGTCGTGACCGGCCATCGCGCGATCGAGCACGAGATGTTCGGCTGGAACCGGATCGAGCACGACCGGCGCTACGAGATGGCCGCCGAATTCGTCGACGCGGTCCAGCAGTTGTGGGCGCAACCAGACAATTTCAGCTACGCGCCCGCACTGTCGAGCTGGCGCCTGGGCGGCGCATTCGTGACACCGAAGCCGCGCTACGGCCGCCCGCTGCTGATCAACGCGACCGGCTCCGACGCGGGCATCGATTTCGCGGCGCGCTATTCGGACATCGTATTCGTCACGAGCCCGGCCGGCCCCGACGTCGATCGCGCGCTCGACGCGCTGCCCGCGCATACCGCACGCGTGAAGGCGGCCGCCGCAGCACGCGGCCGGACGATCCGCACGCTGCTCAATCCGCTCGTGATCTGCCGCGAGACGGCGGCCGAAGCGCGCGCGTACCACGACGCGATCGTCGCGCATGCGGACGAAGGCAGCTTCCATCGCTTCGACAGCGACGCGCATGCGTGGCGCGGCGGCTTCGAACAGCGCTCGCAGGCTGCCGCACGCGCGATCGGCGGCAATATCTCGATCACGGGCTCGCCCGACCAAGTCGCCGACACCATCGTGCGACTGCACCGCGCGGGCATCGACGGGATCCAGTTGAGCTTCTACGACTTCAAGCCCGACCTCGACTTCTTCGGCGAGCGCGTGCTGCCGCTGCTGCGCGACGCCGGGTTGCGGCACTGAAGTCAGGCGGCCGATGCGTCGCGCGCCGCGGCGCACGGGCCGCGGCAACCCGAGGTGGTCGCGCAGCTTGCGGCCCGCATGGTCGCTGCGAAACAACCCGCGGCGGCGCCAGCTCGGGCAGCGTCGGCGCCATCACGTTGTAGCCGTCGGCGCCGTAGCGCACGAACCGCTCCTCGAGCGGGTCGACGATCTGCTCCGCCGTGCCGACGAGTTGCGCATGGCCGCGCGCGGCCGGATCAGAACACGCGCCCTTCGGTCAGGTGCGTCGTCACGCCGTTCAACTCGTAGTCGCCGATCACGCGCGCCTTGTGCAGCAACGGGTTGTGGCTGAAGATCGTGCGCAGGTTGCGCCAGTGCCGGTCGAGGTTGTGTTCGCGCGCCGTCGCCGACGCGCCGCCGACTTCGAACAACCGCTCGGCCGCATGCAACGCGAGCTTGCTGACGATCAACTGCGTGCGCGCGGTCGCGAGCGCGCTGTCGAGCACGAGCGCATGCGCATCGGCGTCGCCGGCCTCGATCGCGTCGGCGGAGCGGTCGAGCGCCCGCGCGTTTTCGCGCACGAGCCCGTCGATCGCGTGACTGTGCGCGGACAGTTCGCCGACGATCTGCTGGATGAAATGATCGTCGCGCGCGGTCGGCGCCGGGCTGTGCAGCGCCGGGCGGCCGTGCGCGAGCACATAGCGGCGCGCATCGGCGACCACGTTGCGCACGATGCCCGCACCCGTCGCAACGAGATGAAGCTGCCGCAGCGCACCGCAATGGCGGCCGACGAGCGACGAACCGTCGCGCGCGGCCACTTCGTCCGCGAACACCTGCACGTCGTCGAGCAGCAGGCTGCCGCTCGCGGTCATGCGCTGCCCCATCCCGTCCCAGTCGTCGAGCACCTGCACGCCGTCGCGCGCGACCGGAATGATCACGGCAAGCGCGTCGCCCTGCTCGTTCTCCACGTTGATGCGCGCAAAATCGGCAAACGCGGTGCCCGTCGAATAGTATTTGCGGCCCGTCACGCGATGATGAGCGCCGTCCCGGCGCAGCACGGTCGTGTTCTCGCCGGGCCGCGACGTGCCGCGCTCGGTCGACGCACCGCCGAAGATCGCGCCGGCCAGCGCACGTTCGAGCTGCACGTCGTTGAACGGCGTGCGCGGCGACAGCCTCAGCGTCTCGGTCATGTCGTAGTGGATGCGCAGCGCGTGCGCGAGATTCGAATCGGCCGCGGCCAGCGTCGCGATCGTGTCGAACAGATCGACCAGCGTGCCGCCGAGGCCGCCGCGCGCCACCGGAATCCGCAGCACGCCCAGCGCCGAGCGCCGGAAGATCGCGAAGCCTTCGAACGGCAGCTCGCGACGCGCCTCGCGTTGCGCGGCATCCTGCCCGATCGCGTTCGCGAGATCGGGCAGCGCGGCGAGCGCGTCGCGCAACGCGTCGCGCGGGTCGACGGCATCACGGGCAGTCATTCGGCGGTTCCTTATGCGAGAAGATCGGGAGCGTCGCTGCGTGGCGTGGTCGAGGCATTCGCGACACGGCGCACGCGCGGCACCGCAAAGTATAGGGACGCACCCGCCGCGCGCGAAAAACCTATTTCAGCTTTTGTTATGCGTGCGCCGGGAATGGCGGCGCACCATCGCATCAGTGCTGAATGCCCCAGCGCCGCACGGTCGCGCGTTCGAGCGTGTCGAACACGAGGTTCTCGACGAGCAGGCCGATCACGATGACGGCCGCGAGACCCGCGAACACGCGGTCGGTATACAGCTCGTTGCGGTTCTGGAAGATGTACCAGCCGAGCCCGCCCTGCCCCGCGCTCGCGCCGAACACGAGCTCGGCCGCGATCAGCGTGCGCCACGCAAACGCCCAGCCGACGCGCAGGCCCGACAGGATCGACGGCAGCGCGGCCGGCACGAGGATCAGCGCGATCTGGCGCAGGCCCGTGAGGCCGTAGTTGCGCCCGGCCATCCTCAGCGTGGCCGGCACACCGGCGAAGCCCGTGTACATGCTGAGCGCGAGCGGCCACAGCACCGCGTGCACGAGCACGAACAGCAGGCTGCCGGTGCCGAGCCCGAACCACAAGAGCGCGATCGGCAGCAACGCGATCGACGGCAGCGGATTGAACATCGACGTGAGCATCGTCAGCAGGTCGCGGCCGATGCGCGTCGAAACCGCGAGCGACGTCAGCGCGAACGCGAAGAACACGCCCAGCGCGTAGCCGCGCAGCAGCACCGACATCGAGATGCCCGTCTTCACGAGCAGTTCGCCCGACTCGATGCCCTGCACGAACGCGGCCAGCGTCGCGCCGAAGGTCGGCACGAGCAGATCGTTCGCGACGATCCGCGCGACGATCTCCCATGCGGCGATCAGCACGAGCGCGATGACGCTGCGGCGGAACCAGCCCGCGCCGGCGATGCGGCGCGACAGCGGGGCCGGCGCCGCGCGTTCGGCGTCGGGCAGCGTGTCGAGCGTGCGTTCGTATTCGGCGCGCACGGGCGGCAGCGGCGGCAGGACCGGATCGATCGTGCTCATGATGCGGCTTCCTCCGTCGTCGGCGCGTTCGTTGCATCGGTATCGAACAGCAGGCGATGGATCCGCGCGACGTTGTCGCGGAAGTCGCCGGTGTCGACGCTGTCGAGCGAATGCTCGTGACTGTTGAGTTCCGCGCGCACGCGGCCCGGATGCGGCGACAGCAGCAGGATCCGGTTGCCGACGACGAGCGCTTCCTCGATCGAATGCGTGACGAACAGCAGCGTGAAGCGAAACTCGTCCCACAGCCGCAGCAGTTCCTGCTGCATCTTGCGGCGCGTGAGCGCGTCGAGCGCGGCGAACGGTTCGTCCATCAGCAGCACGCGCGGCTGCATCGCCAGTGCGCGCGCGATCGCGACGCGCTGCTTCATGCCGCCCGACAGCGTGTGCGGATACGCATCGGCAAATGCGCTCAGCCCGACCTTGTCGAGATAGTGCAGCGCGCGTTCGCGTGCTTCGGCACGCGACAGCTTCGCAGCGGCGCGCAACGGAAACGCGACGTTCTCGACGACCGTCTTCCACGGCGGCAACTGGTCGAACTCCTGGAACACCACGATGCGGTCGGGCCCCGGCCCGCGCACCGGCAGGCCATCGAGCGCGATCGAACCCGACACGGGCTCGATGAAGCCGGCAATCGCCTTCAGCAGCGTCGACTTCCCGCAACCCGACGGGCCGAGCAGCACGAAGCGATCGCTGCCGTACACGTCGAAGCTCACGTCGTGCGTCGCGCGAACGATCCGCACGCCGCTGCGGTATTCGAGATTCACGCGGTCGATGGCGAGCAGGCGTTCGCTGTGCGCGCCGGCCTGCGCGGGCCGGATCGCCGCGCGCGCGTCGGGCGCGGCCTGGGCGGCGGGCGACGCGCCGCCGCGCGCCGCATACGGCGGCAGCCAGGTTCGGGGAGAAGTGGCGTTCACGATCGGATCTCTTGCGGGTAAAGCGTCAACATACGGCCGGGCATCGCGCGGACCAACCAACGATTGCGCATATCGAAACCGTGCCGACGCATAAGCGTCGATCGCGGCGTCGAAGCGGCGGCACCGCTCAACTGCCGCCGGCGGTCGCCGGATCGTCGAAGAAGTAGTCGCGCCACGACTTCGGCTCGTTGCGGATCGCGCCGGTGCGATGCATGAATTGCGCGAGCGGCAGCGTATTCTGCGGCGCGGTCTTGAACTGCACCTGCGGATTGCGCAGGATCTTCAACAGCAGCGCACGATCGATCTTCGATGCGTTCACGCGGATATAGGTATCGGCCGCGCGCTCGGGGTCGGCCGCGATCTGCCGCGCGGCGTCCGCCAGCGCGGCGACGAACGCGCGGTAGGTCTTCGGGTTGTCGTCGCGGAATTTCTCGGTGGCGTACAGCACGGTCGCCGAGCTCGGGCCGCCGAGCACGTCGTACGAATTCAGCACGATATGCGCATTCGGGTTGCCGGCAAGCTCCTGCTCCTGGAACGGCGGATTGCCGAAGTGGCCGGTGATCACGCTGCTGTTCGCGAGGATCGCGGCCGTCGCATCGGGGTGCGGAATCGCCTGCGTGAGCGCGTCGAGCTTGTCGAACTGCTTGTCGCCCCACTGCTTCGCGGCCGCGTACTGCAGCACGCGCGACTGCACCGACACGCCGACCGCCGGCACCGCGATGCGGTCCTTCGCGCCGAGGTCGGCGATCGTCTTCACGTTCGGGTTGCTGCTGACGAGGTAGTACGGGAAATTGCCGAGCGACGCGACACCCTTCACGTTCTGCCGGCCGCGCGTGCGGTCCCACACGGTCAGCAGCGGCCCGACGCCCGCGCCCGCGATATCGACCGCGCCGGACAGCAGCGCGTCGTTCACGGCCGCGCCGCCCGACAGCCGTACCCAGTCGACCTTGATGTCGAGGCCGGCCTTGCGCCCTTCCTTTTCGATCAGTTGCTGGTCGCGCGCGACGTTCAGCATCAGGTAGACGACGCCGAACTGCTCGGCGATGCGGATGCGGCCTTCCGCGTGCGCGGCGTGCGGTGCGAGCGTGCCCGCAAACGCGAGCGCGGCAGTGAGCGTGGCCGCCAGCGCGCGGCGCGCCGGCAAAAACGAAAACGACATCGGAACTCCGGTCAGGATGGGGCGGAAGAATGACGCGGCACGCGGCTCAGAACGGCGCGTCGCCTTCGATCGTCGTGCGGTACAGCTTGCGGCGCAGATGGTCGGGCGTGCCGGCGGCGAGATGCATCAGCGAACGGTTGTCCCAGAACACGAGATCGTGCTCGCGCCAGCGGTGCCGGTACAGGTGTTCGGCGCGCACGCTGTGCGCGAACAGTTCGTCGAGCAGCGCGCGGCTTTCGTCGTCGGGCAGGCCGACGATGCGCGTCGTGAAATGCTCGCTGACGAACAGCGCTTTGCGGCCCGTTTCCGGATGCGTGCGCACGACCGGATGGACGACCGCATCGACCTGCGCGATCTGCTCGGGCGACAGGTTCGGCCGCCACGGGCTGCGCGCCTGCAGTTCCGCATAACGCGCGAGATACGTATGCTCGGCGCGCCGCCCGTCGACCGCGCGGCGCAGGTGGGCCGGCAGCGTGTCCCACGCGAGATGCATGTTCGCGAACAGCGTATCGCCGCCCTCCGCCGGCAATTCCTGCGCGTGCAGCAGCGAACCGAGGCTCGGCTTCTCCTTGTACGACAGGTCGGAATGCCAGAAATGGCCTGCGTCGCCGAGCCCGATCGGCTTGCCGTGCTCGACGATGTTCGACACGATCAGCACCTCCGGGTGGCCGGCAAGCGCGAACTGGTGCAACACGTGGATCTGCAGCGGGCCGAAGCGGCGGCTGAATGCGATGTGCTCGTCCGGCGTGATGCGCTGGTCGCGAAACACCAGCACGTGATGGTCGAGATGCGCGCGATGGATGCGCGCGAAACCTTCGGCGTCGAGCGGCCGCGACAGGTCGAGGCCGACCACTTCGGCGCCGAGCGGCGCGTCGAACGGAACGATGTCGAAGCGTTGCGCCGCACCGCCCGGCCAAGATGCGGGCGGATGCCCGGCGGAAAGCGTTGCAGCGTCGCGGATGGCGGTAGTCGTCACGGCACGGCCCCTGATTCGGTCAAAACGCGAATCTACGAGTGCGTGCCGGACTGCGTCAACGAAGCGATTCGGATACGTTTATCTGCTGCGGTCATAAAGATCGCTGCTCGGGCATACGGGCGGCAACGGGCGGTTGCGCCGCGCACGAAACCGTCCGATCGGGACCTTCAGGATTGCGTCGATGAATCCGGCACGCGCACGACGCCATCCGGATACCCAAGGCCGATCAACCCGTGTTTGTCGCGGATGCTCATCGACGACACGACCTCCACGCTCGCGCGATCGACGCCGTCGCAAACGGCCAGGTTCGTGTTGGTCCGGTAGTAGACGCGATGGTCGTCGACCGCATAGAACCGCGTCAGAAAGCGCAGGCTTTTCGCGTCGATCCCCGGCAACGGCTTGCGATAGCTCTGCCCCCACAGCACGTGGCCGTCATCGTCGACCAGCACGTCGTGAAAGACGGCGCGCGCCGTCTCGACGTCGATGCCCCCCGGCTTGGTCACGATCTTGCCGTCGTAAAGAATCTGCGCGCCGAGCCGTGCATACCGGTAACCGAGGCTGACCACGCGGGCCGGATCGGCGATGCCGCGCTTGCGCACGCCGGCACAGAACAGGTGCTTCGCATCCCGCGCGTACGCGCCGCCGATATGGGTCAGGCTGGCGACGTCCGCGTTGACCACGGTCAGATGCCATTCGCCGCGATCGTAGATATCAGGGCCGAAATAGTAGGCCTGCCGTGCATCGCGATACCAGTCGCCGCCCAGCGATTCCAGCGTCGCGGCATCGCCGTCGGCGATCAGCCCTTCGCCTTCGTCGTCGTAGCCGAACGCGGCGCCGCTCGCGTAGTAGCGCAGCCCCGACGCATCGACGGCAAAGTTGTCGACCAGATGCCGAAAGCTGCCGAGATCGAAATTGTTGAGCGCACGATACCGATGCTCGCTGCCGATGCGGGCCCATACGCGTTCGCCATCGGTATGGAACGGCCCGCCGAGCGGCGCAAGCGGCTCGGTCCGCGTGTCGCGCCGGCGCCGGGCTTCGGCCTCCTGCTGTCGCTGCGCCTCCTCGGCGTCGTAGCTCGCCTGCTGCTCCGGCGTGACCGCCGATGCGTCCAGATGCCGCTGCATGTGGAGCGCATGCAGCGACTGCACGGTCGCGATGCAGGACACCGCATGCGGGATCGAGCGCAGATACAGTGCCCAGTCCTCGTCGTCGCATCGGTAGAACCAGTGCACCGCCTCGCCGTCCCATCCGGCCGGGTCCGTGCGCGCGAGCAGCGCCGCCTTGACGTCCTTGACCTTGCCGGGCACGACGAAAGAGAGGCTGTAGCCGGTCTCGCCGAAGACTTCGAGACTGTCGTCGTCGAACAGGCTTCGCATCAGTTTTTCGAGTTCTTGTACGGTCATGGGTTCATG from the Burkholderia pyrrocinia genome contains:
- a CDS encoding acyl-CoA dehydrogenase family protein, with the translated sequence MTARDAVDPRDALRDALAALPDLANAIGQDAAQREARRELPFEGFAIFRRSALGVLRIPVARGGLGGTLVDLFDTIATLAAADSNLAHALRIHYDMTETLRLSPRTPFNDVQLERALAGAIFGGASTERGTSRPGENTTVLRRDGAHHRVTGRKYYSTGTAFADFARINVENEQGDALAVIIPVARDGVQVLDDWDGMGQRMTASGSLLLDDVQVFADEVAARDGSSLVGRHCGALRQLHLVATGAGIVRNVVADARRYVLAHGRPALHSPAPTARDDHFIQQIVGELSAHSHAIDGLVRENARALDRSADAIEAGDADAHALVLDSALATARTQLIVSKLALHAAERLFEVGGASATAREHNLDRHWRNLRTIFSHNPLLHKARVIGDYELNGVTTHLTEGRVF
- a CDS encoding ABC transporter substrate-binding protein — translated: MSFSFLPARRALAATLTAALAFAGTLAPHAAHAEGRIRIAEQFGVVYLMLNVARDQQLIEKEGRKAGLDIKVDWVRLSGGAAVNDALLSGAVDIAGAGVGPLLTVWDRTRGRQNVKGVASLGNFPYYLVSSNPNVKTIADLGAKDRIAVPAVGVSVQSRVLQYAAAKQWGDKQFDKLDALTQAIPHPDATAAILANSSVITGHFGNPPFQEQELAGNPNAHIVLNSYDVLGGPSSATVLYATEKFRDDNPKTYRAFVAALADAARQIAADPERAADTYIRVNASKIDRALLLKILRNPQVQFKTAPQNTLPLAQFMHRTGAIRNEPKSWRDYFFDDPATAGGS
- the soxC gene encoding sulfite dehydrogenase, translated to MTDSRFPSRPPRTGRRAALRQLAGGWAAALLPAGGALASQPLAPLSPLDVPPWTRSPGAPLLSPPYGVPGPHERDVIRRSARTPALPGSGSSMTPLADLFGDLTPNGLVYERHHAGVPDIDAQRHRVVVHGLVREPRVFTIDDLLRFPSESRIHFLECSGNTGSEWNGPSGLPVQFTHGLLSCCEWTGVRLSTLLDETGVDPSARWLLAEGADGAAMTRSLPLDRILERALVVYAQNGERLRPENGYPVRLIVPGFEGNTNIKWLRRLKLVRAPEMTREETSKYTNLLPDGCARQFVFEMDAKSVITRPSAGHRLAAHGYHPIGGYAWSGRGRIRAVDVSTDGGRTWRPARLAGDVRDRALTRFEADWVWNGEPADLQSRATDDTGYVQPTRDALVAARGLNSQYHYNGIQNWRVGTDGEVRNA
- a CDS encoding DKNYY domain-containing protein; amino-acid sequence: MTVQELEKLMRSLFDDDSLEVFGETGYSLSFVVPGKVKDVKAALLARTDPAGWDGEAVHWFYRCDDEDWALYLRSIPHAVSCIATVQSLHALHMQRHLDASAVTPEQQASYDAEEAQRQQEAEARRRRDTRTEPLAPLGGPFHTDGERVWARIGSEHRYRALNNFDLGSFRHLVDNFAVDASGLRYYASGAAFGYDDEGEGLIADGDAATLESLGGDWYRDARQAYYFGPDIYDRGEWHLTVVNADVASLTHIGGAYARDAKHLFCAGVRKRGIADPARVVSLGYRYARLGAQILYDGKIVTKPGGIDVETARAVFHDVLVDDDGHVLWGQSYRKPLPGIDAKSLRFLTRFYAVDDHRVYYRTNTNLAVCDGVDRASVEVVSSMSIRDKHGLIGLGYPDGVVRVPDSSTQS
- a CDS encoding TauD/TfdA dioxygenase family protein, which codes for MTTTAIRDAATLSAGHPPASWPGGAAQRFDIVPFDAPLGAEVVGLDLSRPLDAEGFARIHRAHLDHHVLVFRDQRITPDEHIAFSRRFGPLQIHVLHQFALAGHPEVLIVSNIVEHGKPIGLGDAGHFWHSDLSYKEKPSLGSLLHAQELPAEGGDTLFANMHLAWDTLPAHLRRAVDGRRAEHTYLARYAELQARSPWRPNLSPEQIAQVDAVVHPVVRTHPETGRKALFVSEHFTTRIVGLPDDESRALLDELFAHSVRAEHLYRHRWREHDLVFWDNRSLMHLAAGTPDHLRRKLYRTTIEGDAPF
- a CDS encoding LLM class flavin-dependent oxidoreductase, producing MSETTLAAPVASSPFVDVRSPADFPDSPVSRVLAQPLMLGLFLPIQAGGWSASTLPRSTDWTFDYNADLVARAEALGFDLVFALSQWLPKGGYGGVFDGQALDSFMTLAALTARTERIILVATSHVLYGPWHPLHFAKFTATLDHISRGRWGINVVTGHRAIEHEMFGWNRIEHDRRYEMAAEFVDAVQQLWAQPDNFSYAPALSSWRLGGAFVTPKPRYGRPLLINATGSDAGIDFAARYSDIVFVTSPAGPDVDRALDALPAHTARVKAAAAARGRTIRTLLNPLVICRETAAEARAYHDAIVAHADEGSFHRFDSDAHAWRGGFEQRSQAAARAIGGNISITGSPDQVADTIVRLHRAGIDGIQLSFYDFKPDLDFFGERVLPLLRDAGLRH
- a CDS encoding c-type cytochrome yields the protein MRKLLAFLVATSTVVSSAFGAGFGLGQPVDRAALAAWDIDVAPDGSGLPPGAGTVARGGHVFADKCAMCHGAGGEGGVGDPLVGGIGSLAGAKPKKTVGSYWPYATTLFDYIRRAMPYNAPQSLSADDVYAVTAYVLHLNGIVPDDARLDARTLPRVKMPNRDGFVPDPRPGRL
- a CDS encoding ABC transporter permease, with amino-acid sequence MSTIDPVLPPLPPVRAEYERTLDTLPDAERAAPAPLSRRIAGAGWFRRSVIALVLIAAWEIVARIVANDLLVPTFGATLAAFVQGIESGELLVKTGISMSVLLRGYALGVFFAFALTSLAVSTRIGRDLLTMLTSMFNPLPSIALLPIALLWFGLGTGSLLFVLVHAVLWPLALSMYTGFAGVPATLRMAGRNYGLTGLRQIALILVPAALPSILSGLRVGWAFAWRTLIAAELVFGASAGQGGLGWYIFQNRNELYTDRVFAGLAAVIVIGLLVENLVFDTLERATVRRWGIQH
- a CDS encoding ABC transporter ATP-binding protein, with the protein product MVGPRDARPYVDALPARDPIVNATSPRTWLPPYAARGGASPAAQAAPDARAAIRPAQAGAHSERLLAIDRVNLEYRSGVRIVRATHDVSFDVYGSDRFVLLGPSGCGKSTLLKAIAGFIEPVSGSIALDGLPVRGPGPDRIVVFQEFDQLPPWKTVVENVAFPLRAAAKLSRAEARERALHYLDKVGLSAFADAYPHTLSGGMKQRVAIARALAMQPRVLLMDEPFAALDALTRRKMQQELLRLWDEFRFTLLFVTHSIEEALVVGNRILLLSPHPGRVRAELNSHEHSLDSVDTGDFRDNVARIHRLLFDTDATNAPTTEEAAS